A single Montipora foliosa isolate CH-2021 chromosome 7, ASM3666993v2, whole genome shotgun sequence DNA region contains:
- the LOC138009953 gene encoding alpha-N-acetylgalactosamine-specific lectin-like: MKYRSTFFSECQSGWIKYDSHNASLTCQPSDPPKGYRKCIKMFDEAKKWDIAKSSCQDEKGQLIKIESKEENDFLLNKFLRIPSNAKFVEAWIGLSDKGKENTFVWTDGTPLNLNENCSVWADDQPNDELGQDCVEIANGVFWLGGPPQIGVWNDFHCNKTLKYICEKKREEYKLKD, translated from the coding sequence ATGAAATATAGAAGCACTTTCTTTTCAGAGTGCCAAAGCGGATGGATCAAGTATGACAGTCATAATGCGAGTCTGACATGCCAACCGTCCGACCCCCCCAAAGGCTACAGAAAGTGCATTAAAATGTTTGATGAGGCGAAGAAATGGGACATCGCTAAGAGTTCATGCCAAGATGAAAAAGGTCAATTGATTAAGATCGAATCAAAAGAGGAAAACGACTTTTTGCTTAACAAGTTTCTTCGGATTCCTTCTAATGCGAAATTCGTCGAGGCTTGGATAGGACTCTCGGACAAGGGCAAGGAAAATACATTTGTCTGGACGGACGGAACGCCTCTAAATCTCAATGAAAATTGCTCTGTGTGGGCGGATGATCAGCCGAATGATGAACTTGGTCAGGATTGCGTGGAAATCGCCAACGGTGTTTTCTGGCTCGGAGGACCACCACAAATTGGAGTGTGGAATGATTTTCATTGCAACAAAACACTCAAGTATATTTGTGAGAAGAAGCGCGAAGAatataaattgaaagattaa